A genomic region of Mesobacillus jeotgali contains the following coding sequences:
- a CDS encoding DUF5662 family protein: MLKACWRNLLYILEHKINVLVECWKEGLYIQGITHDLSKFNPKEFIPYTKKFFLDRNIDSIDEMKWKFAWLHHQHKNKHHWEYWVVDPNQKLALPMPRKYLLEMVCDWRSFSRRWGRKVKLSTISLSDKMILHPETRDALEMIIQNEREAEFKETIG; encoded by the coding sequence ATGCTAAAAGCTTGCTGGAGAAACCTTCTTTATATACTTGAACATAAAATCAATGTTTTAGTTGAATGTTGGAAAGAAGGTTTATACATTCAAGGGATTACTCATGACTTATCAAAATTTAATCCAAAGGAATTTATACCATATACGAAGAAATTCTTTTTGGATAGGAATATAGATTCTATTGATGAAATGAAATGGAAGTTTGCTTGGCTCCATCATCAACATAAAAATAAACATCATTGGGAGTATTGGGTAGTCGATCCAAATCAAAAGCTCGCCTTGCCAATGCCTAGAAAATATCTGCTTGAAATGGTATGTGATTGGCGTTCTTTTTCGAGAAGGTGGGGGAGGAAGGTCAAGCTGTCCACTATCAGTCTTTCAGATAAAATGATACTGCATCCTGAAACAAGAGATGCACTGGAAATGATTATTCAGAATGAAAGGGAAGCGGAGTTTAAAGAAACTATAGGTTAA
- a CDS encoding DUF4083 family protein, whose product MNIGDLLFQLIAILLMIGIVATIFYVIRSLVIKQPDNQKSMERKLDRIIELLEKENKD is encoded by the coding sequence ATGAATATTGGAGATCTATTATTTCAGCTTATTGCTATCCTTTTGATGATTGGTATTGTTGCGACTATTTTTTATGTTATCCGGTCACTTGTAATAAAGCAGCCAGACAATCAAAAGAGCATGGAACGAAAACTTGACCGAATAATTGAGCTGCTTGAGAAGGAAAATAAAGACTAA